The following is a genomic window from Janibacter sp. DB-40.
CTCCTCGAGGTCGGCAATGGTCCGGGGGCTGCTCATGCGTCCACCTTCTCGAAGACCGCGGCCAGGCCCTGCCCGCCGCCGATGCACATCGTCGCGAGGCCGTAGCGGCCGTCACGCCGGTGAAGCTCCCGGGCGAGGGCGCCGGTCATCCGTCCGCCGGTCGCCCCGACGGGGTGGCCGAGCGAGATGCCGGAGCCGTGGACGTTGGTGCGCTCGTGGTCGGCGTCGGTGAACTTCCACTCGCGCATGACTGCCAGCGCCTGGGCGGCGAAGGCCTCGTTGAGCTCGATGACGTCCATGTCGGCCAGGGTCAGGCCGGCGCTGTCGAGTGCCTTGGCGGTCGCCGGGACGGGGCCGATGCCCATGACCTTGGGCTCGACCCCCGAGACCGCCCAGGACTTCAGGCGCATCAGCGGACGCAGTCCCTGCGCCTCCGCGGTCGCCCGGTCGGCCACGACGGCGAAGGCCGCTGCGTCGTTCTGCCCGGAGGCGTTGCCGGCCGTGACCGTCGAGGCGGCATCGACCTTGCCCAGGATGGGGCGAAGGGAGGAGAGCGTCTCCACCGAGGCGTCGTGGCGGATGTGCTCGTCGGTGTCGACGACGAGGTCGTCCCCCTTGCGCTGCGGCACCCGCACCGGGAGGATCTCCTCGGCCAGGATGCCGTCGCGCTGGGCGGCGGCCGCCCGCTGGTGGGACTGCGCGGCCAGGGCGTCCTGCTCCTCGCGGGAGATCGAGTACTGCGCGCGGAGGTTCTCCGCCGTCTCGATCATGCCTCCGGCGACCGGGTAGTTCACCCCACCCGCTGTCTCGCGGCCGCGGCCCATCATGTCGTGCATCCGCACGCCCCCCTTCGCGCCCCACCGCATGTCCAGGGAGTAGAAGGGAGCGTTGCTCATCGACTCCACGCCGCCGGCGACGACGAGGTCGTTGGCGCCGGTGATGACCTGCATGGCGCCCTGGATGATCGCCTGCAGACCGGAACCGCAGCGGCGGTCGAGCTGCATGCCGGTGGTCGTGATGGGCAGACCGGCGTTGAGCGCGATCACCCGGCCGATCGCCGGGGCCTCGCCGTTGGCGTAGCAGTGGCCGAGGATCACGTCCTCGATCGCGGCGGGGTCGAGACCGGTCCTCTCGACGAGGCCGGTCATCAGCTGGGTCCCGATGTCGGCCGGCATCAGCGGTCGCATCGATCCGCCGAAGGCACCGACGGCGGTGCGGTGAGGGGCGCAGACGACGACGTCCTGGGGGTCACGCATGGGTGTTCTCCTGCAACTTCGTGGGGCGGGGTG
Proteins encoded in this region:
- a CDS encoding acetyl-CoA C-acetyltransferase; translation: MRDPQDVVVCAPHRTAVGAFGGSMRPLMPADIGTQLMTGLVERTGLDPAAIEDVILGHCYANGEAPAIGRVIALNAGLPITTTGMQLDRRCGSGLQAIIQGAMQVITGANDLVVAGGVESMSNAPFYSLDMRWGAKGGVRMHDMMGRGRETAGGVNYPVAGGMIETAENLRAQYSISREEQDALAAQSHQRAAAAQRDGILAEEILPVRVPQRKGDDLVVDTDEHIRHDASVETLSSLRPILGKVDAASTVTAGNASGQNDAAAFAVVADRATAEAQGLRPLMRLKSWAVSGVEPKVMGIGPVPATAKALDSAGLTLADMDVIELNEAFAAQALAVMREWKFTDADHERTNVHGSGISLGHPVGATGGRMTGALARELHRRDGRYGLATMCIGGGQGLAAVFEKVDA